AAATAAAAATCTCGAACAAAAAGGAACAAAGGACAAGCTGAGTTTTGCAACACCGGTGTGTTTTGGTCTGTAAAACAAAGCTAAACATTAAAAAGATAATGATGACGAGAAAAATTTGTCTATTCCTCTTCAACAATCTTGCTCTTCTCGCTAACATAGATACCATCAAGGAACTTCCTGATATCCTTCTTCTTTACGTGACATTTCTGCACATTTAAATAAAACCCAAAGCGATTACAAAAACGCTCTTAAACAGATGTGTAAAACCAAACAGTGATGTGGTTTCACAATGCAAATGTAATACGAAAATCCAGAAAAAGCCCATCTTCACCAAAGTTTAAGATCAGTAAGTGATACGGATACACTAACCAAGATGCAATGTCGCAAGAAACTTTCTAAACACGAGGACGACAGCCAAGTTAGCACTACATTTTTCGTAATTGATAAGCCTATGAAAGATGTTAACTCGAGAACTGAACATATGGACTATCATCAGAGCACAAGAGTGAATCAAGACCACTTAAAAATATACAAAAAGTAATAACAAATTTCATCTATCAAAACAAAAACTGAAAGATCGTAGGAAATTAAATAAAAGAGTATACCTGGTTGATAAGGGCGCATGACCTCGACACAAGTTCAATGTCATTACCATCAAGAACAATCTCGTCTTTAACTTTCTCAGACCGAACAATGGTTACACCGTCCAACATCTCCACCTTTCTCACCTGTTGTTGAAAAGTTCAGTGTCGATTCCACGGTGATAAATGAGGATCAAGAAAACAAACCTTCTTCTCGCCAAGGAAGTTACGGATCTCGATAGACATGCTATCCCCACCAATGGAAGCGTTGATGGGAAAATGAGCATACACGAACCTCATCTTGTATCTGAAACCTCTGGTCACACCGGTGATGAGGTTATCGACGTGGCTAAGAGCGGTTCTGATGGACGCGCTCGATTTGCGAGATCCAAACCACGAGTCGATCTTGAGCTTCTTTTTCCCAGTCTCGGCCTCCTTAATGAGCTGGAAATCAAGGTTGAGATGCTTGAAATCGCGAATGAGCTTCCCGCGAGGTCCTTCCACATCGATCACCTTGGCGTTAACCTTTATGCTAACGCCTTCGGGAATGTCCATCGTCTCAGAAGAAAGGATCGTCTTCATCGTTTCCGCACTTCTCTCTCTCTCGCTCACTACTAAACAGCGGCGAAGATTTTAAACGTACTTCCTACAAAGCAAAAACCCTAGTTACTTACAAATGAGTATCAAGAATGGCCCGGCCCATCTCTTTGAGCTCCTATGGGCCAGCTTTAAGATTATTTAGATGTTTGACGTCTTTTTATATTATTTTTAACTAGTCCTCGTCGTTCCGTTGGATTCTGATTTTTTTCGTTCTAATACATGAAATTTTTTTTTTTTTTTTTTTTTTTGTAATCCAGGGGTTCCCCACTTACGTGGATCATTCCCCTGGGCCCGGTTAGGCAGCGGTCCACTTCACCCGCGAGGGCTGTACCTGGGCTGGGGACAAGACCCGACATCCAGTACCGCATTTGGTGACAGAATGGACAGTTCGCCTCCGCCTGGCGTCGAACCCTGTGAGCATGACAATTGGCCCACAGGGTTCTTACCAAGTGAGCTACCTCATCCCGTCAATATTAGGAATCTGATCGGCTTATGAAAATTTTGATTATTTATGAAATTTGATCGGCTTCATTTCGGCTTCGATTTTCACTTTAGTTCGGGTAAAATATTAGGAATATGCAAAAATCCGATAAAATCTCGATTTTCAATTTGATTCCAGTTCGGTTTATTTTTTAAATAATTACAGATATTTTTTGTTGAAAATCAGCTTTTTCAGTTTTTTCATATTAAATATCGGGCATCGAATAAATTTAAATATTTCCAATCAAAGTTATTCAAATAATTTGATTCTTTCAGATAATTTGTGTAATTTTAAAATATTTTTGATAAATAAATATTTGGGTAATTCAGTTTTTTTTTTTTGGTAGCTAGTTTATAATTGGTATTTTAAAAACATTTGGTAATATTAAAACTTTAATATTGTAGGTATATAAACTATATTTTAGATATATATTAGGGTATCCATTTGGTTTGTGGTTCCGTTTTGGTTTTTGTTTTGGTTTCTGGTTATATATTTCTAAACCACTCGGTTATTTGTGAACATCGATTCAGTTTTGAGTTCGGTTTCAAGTTTGGGTATTTCGATTCGGTTTTGGTTTGATTTTTTGTTCTCAATTATATATTCATGCCTTTTAAAGAAAAAAAGTAAGAATGATACTGAAAAAACTGAATTTTTCAGGAAATTTTGAAATCGTGTAAAATTCTCAATTATTAAAATATATGAATATCAAATTAAAGTTGTTAAAAAGTAATATCAAATTATTAGTTGACATAAACAAAATTCGATTTTAGATTCTCTCTCTTCAATCTCTTTGGATCTCTCTTCAATTGTTTTTTTAGAGGAAAAAAAATGATAACTATATCCTTTTAGACTAATCTCATATACACTATGTCTCATATGGTTAATTATTTTCAAAATGAAAATAATGCCCTTAAAATTGTAATTTTTAAAGAGAATTCGACCAAAAAAAACCACAACTTTGCACGAATTGCCAAAAGAAGGATGAACTTTTGGGCTGACCAAAAAAACACCAAACTTTCATTGACTTTTGAATTAATTAACAATGTTTTCGATGACTTATCAATTTAGCACGCTGTCAACAAATTTAACAGAAATATTTGACGTCGTTTATTGTTGGCGTTTAGTGAAACGACGTCGTTTTCAAATGAGATGAAACGACGTCGTTTTACATGATTTGAAATTAAAAATATGTAAACCCCTGGATTCGAACCCAGGTTGGTTGGTCAAATGACAAGGTATTTTACCACTGGTCTACTGGCACTTTCAATGTACTTACTAACATGTTTACTTTTATTTGGTACATATTAAATATAAAGAATTCTCTAAAAACTTAATAAGATCTTTAAAATTCAAAAAAAAAATTAAAAAATAAAGAAGATTTTTATAAAATTAAATTAGAAATTAAAATTAAAAATAAAATTTTATTTTTCTTTTTAAAAAATTAAAACTCTTCCAAAATTTTCTAAAAACTTAAAAAGATCTTTAAAATTCCAAAAAATTGAAAAAATAACTTTTAGAAAATTTTGGAAGAGTTTTTATTTTTTTTAAAGAAAAAAAATTTTTATTTTTAATTTTAATTTCTAAATTAATTTTATAAAAATAAATTTTATTTTTCTTTATAAAAAATAAAACTCTTCCAAAATTTTCTAAAAACTTAAAAAGAACTTTAAAATTCCAAAACCAGTTGCCCACTGGTAAAATACCTTGCCGTTTGACCAACCAACCTGGGTTCGAATCCAGGGGTCTACATATTTTTAATTTCAAATGATGTAAAACGACGTCGTTTTACATCATTTGAAAACGACGTCATTTCACTTAACGCCAACGTCAAATATTTCTGTTAAATTTGTTGACGGCGTCCTAAATTGGCAAGTGAGCGAAAACATTGTTAATTAATTCTAAAGTCAATGAAAGTTTGATGTTTTTTTGGTCAGCCCAAAAGTTTATGTTTCTTTTCGCAATTCGTGCAAAGTTGAAGTTTTTTTGGCCGAATTCTCAATTTTTAAATATAATAAATAATGGGTTTGATCAAGCGGGATCTACTGATCCGAAATTACAAGGTCGAACAGATCGACCGATCTTGATCATTGTGCAGAACAAAAAAAACGCGGAGCATATCCTGATCGACCTAGTCCATTTCACTCGATCGACAAAGGTTGATTTCATACAGATCAACCGATCTCGAATTATAGACCGAATGATCTCGTGTCCAGGTAAGTATTCCAAATCGATTTCCTCGTTTTCTTCGGCTATATCCGGTTTGATTCCCACTTGATTTGAACCGACCAAACACGATTTCAACTCTTTAAACTCGATTTCTTTGGGATGAAACCCATAATTTCTCATCTCCTTCACGAACAAAGGGGGAGAAAATCAAAGTCTCAAGTTCATAAACCCTAACGCACTCGATTTCACACTGATTTGGTAGAAATAATGTAAAAAATTTGTGAACAATCGATGGAATATAGAAGAAGGCGTGAGAAGAAGGTTACCACGTTTTTTTCATTATTTTTTATTTAAAAAAAAATCAATTTTTTTCAAAATATGAAAGTGAATAGTCCCAAATATTTTGTTTCCATATTTTTAGGAACTGATTTCTTATCCGTAGAATATAACTAATGTATAGAAATCGGTTTCTACAGGTTTTTAGAATTATAGTAATGTGTAGATTTTGATTTCTACATGTTTTAGATTTACAGTAAATTTGTAGAAGTCGGTTTCTACGTGTTTTAGATTTATATTAATGTGTAGATTTTGATTTCTAAAGATTTTAGATCGGTAGGTTAAGCGCGGAATGTGTATTCTAAATATTTTTAGAATACTCTTATTTACGTAGATCATGTATTCTAAACATTGTAGATTCAATGAAAAAAGTGGATTTCGTTTTCTACTTCGTAGAATGTCATTTTTAGTTTATTTAGAACATAATCTAAAAATTATGATTTAAATATTTTTAGAACTGAAAAAAATACCACTAAGTTTATATAGGTATTTTATCAATAGTTACTATTTTCCAAATTTTTTTTTGTTTGTAAAACTATTTATTAAATTTATTTTCAAAAATATTAAAGGATGTTATGGGCAAAAATGACACAAAATAAATATTAGTCTAAAAGGACATAGTTATCATTTTTTTTTTGCTCTAAAAAAAACAGTTTTCCCTTTTAATCAGTTTTGTTTTTTGCTTCTATTCGGTCGGAGTTCTCTTCCCATTCGGTTTAAATTATATTTTCCGTTTAGCTGAGTATATATTCCAGATTGAATATTTTCTTATTTTTTTGTTTACCCAATTTTTTCCTCCTTTTGTGTGCTTTTACATGTTTAGATATCTAGAAAATGTTAAAACTTGATTTTACTAATTATGCTTGATTTTATGTCAAAAGAGAGTAACTCTTCACTTCTGCGATGTATGGTTGTGATTGGTAAATTGGCTTGAACCTTTGATGTATTTAACACAATTCTTAACTTTTTTTAATTTAAATGTTATTCAATCAGGTTTTATTAATTCTTGTCTCATATAAACATTCAAATGCTAAAGATGATGATTATTCATCTCATATGGATACTTGTCCTCATGTCCAAATGGTTTTGCACATCACCACTACACATTCCATTAATTGAAACTCAAAAGGAGGAGGATGATGCATGAACTCCTATAAAAGAAGAGTTCTAAATGAAAAATCTCAGGAAGATAAAGTTTTGTTTTGGGCTCCAAATTGAGCATTTCCAAGAAGAAATATTTATGCATCAATCAAATTATACGAAAGGATATTCAGACGCTTTATATGGATAAAGAAATTCCTGTGAGCACTCCAATGGTTAATAGATCTCTCGATATTGAGAAAGATGCTTTTAGACCCTGTGACGATATCGAAAATATGTCCAGAAGTACTTTATATGAGGGCTATTGGTGGGCTTATGTATCTTGAAAATTGTAGTAAACCTTATATTGCCTTTGCTACTAACTTACTTACAAGATATAGTTATTCTCATACTCACATGCCTTGGAATGGAATAAATCATATCCAAGGTAGTTGACTTAGGCTTAATTTATTCTAGAAATCATGAGTTTGGCATGGTTAGTTTTGCATATGTTGGATACTTATCAAATCGCCATATGGTTGCAAACACAATATGTTTTACTATTGGTGGAATCGAAATCTCATGATGTTCCTAGAAACAAACTCTGGTTGTGACTTTTTCGAATAATGCATAAACTATTGTGCTTCACGAAGTATGTCGAGAATGTGTATGGTTTAGGTCAATGAGTCATCACATACAATAATCAAAGGGAATAGTTACCAAAAATAACTAACAAAAGTGTTTGAATATAATTTGGCTTGTGTCGCTCAACTCAAATAATGCCATATCAAGAACAACAAAACAATGTATATTCCTCCAAGATTTTCTCATACATACGAGAGCTCGAGAAAAGTCAAGAAGTGGACACAAAGTATATAAGTTCATGCG
This genomic interval from Brassica oleracea var. oleracea cultivar TO1000 chromosome C2, BOL, whole genome shotgun sequence contains the following:
- the LOC106322569 gene encoding 60S ribosomal protein L9-1-like; protein product: MKTILSSETMDIPEGVSIKVNAKVIDVEGPRGKLIRDFKHLNLDFQLIKEAETGKKKLKIDSWFGSRKSSASIRTALSHVDNLITGVTRGFRYKMRFVYAHFPINASIGGDSMSIEIRNFLGEKKVRKVEMLDGVTIVRSEKVKDEIVLDGNDIELVSRSCALINQKCHVKKKDIRKFLDGIYVSEKSKIVEEE